One genomic region from Candidatus Eisenbacteria bacterium encodes:
- a CDS encoding PASTA domain-containing protein, with amino-acid sequence MRFVRTATCRRPALVMVLSLLSLSPAGAPAQTSTQIAKPNVQGAQLAKPTTQQTRFVNLQTRTVPDVMGIWISEANTSLEKAGLKSDVVISPATELSCVSAQRPAPGTKLNAGGTVHLELTTDCNPVRVQVPDLMSMSQSDAAQRLQAVGLALGSTSTDQNDQTAGTVVRQSPGPGRTVPIRSSVAVSLSSGPQTKDGPVVIDVRVPKLIGRTSGDANVMIQKAGLTVGPVTTEVSSRTPGTVVRQEPEPGRPVKSATTVAYVLAAAALVVPDVTGLSRSDAETRLGAAGFSLGEVDLRPSEGPEGLVLSQEPAAETQYMRGIPVAIVLSRPALIEVPSLRGLLLSEAKARLKPFGLDVGDLTPTSFQRKRARVSRQDPAPGEQVERGTHVDLVFVDRTLIARVWAADSDATAGDSVTMGVDVTPTEAGLSYWIDFGDHRNTGWIETPRVKHAYAEPNRYEVTALVRAADGELVRASTFPITVHRDLTALLTALVLGGAIGLPFAAKLIQRLPIPAFHVRLQPWIGDASLHGAVPGRPVWALAIATPGPVEARDVEPPDPEVRWRRES; translated from the coding sequence ATGCGTTTCGTACGTACCGCGACGTGTCGCCGCCCCGCTCTGGTGATGGTGCTGTCGTTGCTATCCCTGTCGCCCGCCGGCGCGCCGGCGCAGACCAGCACGCAGATCGCCAAGCCCAACGTCCAGGGCGCACAGCTCGCGAAGCCAACGACCCAGCAGACGCGCTTCGTGAACCTGCAGACCCGCACAGTGCCCGACGTGATGGGCATCTGGATCAGCGAAGCCAACACGAGTCTGGAGAAGGCCGGGCTCAAGTCGGACGTGGTGATTTCGCCGGCGACCGAGTTGAGCTGCGTGTCGGCGCAAAGGCCGGCGCCGGGCACCAAGCTCAACGCGGGCGGTACGGTCCACCTCGAGCTGACTACCGACTGCAATCCGGTCCGGGTCCAGGTCCCCGACCTGATGAGCATGAGCCAGAGCGACGCGGCGCAGCGCCTGCAGGCGGTCGGGCTCGCCCTGGGTAGCACGTCGACGGACCAGAACGACCAGACCGCGGGCACGGTCGTGCGCCAGAGTCCGGGGCCCGGCAGAACGGTGCCGATCCGCTCGAGCGTCGCCGTCTCCCTCTCCTCCGGGCCGCAGACGAAGGACGGGCCGGTGGTGATCGACGTCCGGGTTCCCAAGTTGATCGGCCGAACCTCCGGTGACGCCAACGTGATGATCCAGAAGGCAGGATTGACCGTCGGCCCGGTAACCACCGAGGTCTCGAGCCGCACTCCGGGGACCGTGGTCCGCCAGGAGCCGGAGCCGGGAAGGCCGGTGAAGTCGGCGACTACAGTCGCCTACGTGCTGGCTGCGGCGGCACTTGTGGTGCCCGACGTGACCGGTCTGTCGCGCAGCGACGCCGAAACCCGGCTCGGGGCTGCGGGCTTCTCGCTCGGCGAGGTGGACCTCCGCCCTTCGGAGGGGCCCGAGGGGCTCGTGCTCTCGCAGGAGCCGGCTGCCGAGACGCAGTACATGAGAGGCATTCCCGTGGCGATCGTGCTGTCGAGGCCAGCTCTGATCGAGGTTCCTTCGCTGCGCGGCCTGCTCCTCAGCGAGGCAAAGGCCAGGCTCAAGCCGTTCGGCCTCGACGTCGGTGATCTGACTCCCACCTCCTTCCAGCGGAAGAGGGCGCGCGTCAGCCGGCAGGACCCCGCGCCGGGAGAGCAGGTCGAGCGCGGAACACATGTCGACCTGGTGTTCGTCGATCGCACCCTCATCGCCCGCGTGTGGGCGGCCGACAGCGACGCGACGGCCGGAGACTCGGTCACGATGGGTGTCGACGTCACGCCTACGGAAGCCGGGCTGAGCTACTGGATCGACTTCGGCGACCACCGGAACACCGGATGGATCGAGACGCCGCGCGTCAAGCACGCCTACGCCGAGCCGAATCGCTACGAGGTCACCGCGCTGGTGCGGGCCGCGGACGGTGAGTTGGTCCGGGCGAGCACGTTCCCGATCACGGTGCATCGCGATCTGACCGCGTTGCTCACCGCGCTGGTGCTGGGCGGAGCGATTGGCTTGCCGTTCGCTGCAAAGCTGATCCAGCGGCTGCCCATCCCCGCGTTCCACGTCAGGCTGCAGCCGTGGATCGGCGACGCGTCGCTACACGGCGCCGTCCCAGGCCGACCGGTATGGGCCCTCGCCATCGCGACGCCCGGCCCGGTCGAGGCGCGCGATGTCGAGCCGCCGGACCCCGAGGTGAGGTGGAGGAGGGAGTCATGA
- a CDS encoding M3 family metallopeptidase, with product MKRRAFLRGAAALAALSGTPVAALEQVLAKTTSPLEPLLTKWGGPHGGIPPFDKVKATDIKPGLLKGMSLLRSEIEVITANKAAPTFENTIASFEDAGRPLGRAQTFYQLYTSTMNDKAMQAVEAEMAPVLAALDDEITQNAALFRRIQAVYEARAKSGLAEEQQRLTEVYYNRFARRGAKLDPAKKEELRKINRKLATLFTTFSQNQLADEEKITMVLEREEDLAGLPSDLRASAAAAAEAQGQKGKWLLINTRSSVEPFLTFSTRRDLREKAWRMWTRRGDNDNKHNNRTTITEIVKLRTQRAQLLGYPSHAHWIVADNMAKTPEAAMDLMTRVWKSAVARVHEEVADMQKLADAEGGAKITIEPWDYRFYAEKVRKSRYDVDEDEVKQYLQLDRIRDGMFWAAGRVYGLQFAKLDDVPVYHRDVSVYEVRRDGQRVGLWYFDPYARSGKSSGAWMSEYRTQERFREATTPIVSNNSNFIPVKPGDPVLISWDDAGTMFHEFGHALHGLLSNVTYPTLAGTNVKRDFVEFPSQVNERWLLTEEFLNQFALHPKTGQPIPKTLVDKIKKAKTFNQGFKTVEYLASALYDMKLHMITDPKVAIDAGEFEKTTMSELACPREVVMRHRPTAFGHIFSGDGYSAGYYVYIWADTMSSDAAEAFVQAGGFYDKATCDRLRETIFSVGNSIAPDVAFRRFRGRDVDTNALMRDRGFPVT from the coding sequence GTGAAGAGAAGAGCCTTCCTGAGAGGGGCCGCCGCGCTGGCGGCGCTGAGCGGCACCCCGGTTGCGGCACTGGAGCAGGTCCTGGCCAAGACGACATCTCCTCTCGAGCCCCTGCTGACCAAATGGGGTGGACCGCACGGCGGCATCCCGCCCTTCGACAAGGTCAAGGCCACGGACATCAAGCCCGGGTTGCTGAAGGGTATGAGCCTCCTGCGCTCCGAGATCGAGGTCATCACCGCCAACAAGGCCGCTCCGACCTTCGAGAACACCATCGCGAGCTTCGAGGACGCGGGACGCCCGCTGGGAAGGGCGCAGACGTTCTACCAGCTCTACACCTCGACGATGAACGACAAGGCCATGCAGGCCGTGGAGGCCGAAATGGCGCCGGTTCTTGCGGCCCTGGATGACGAGATCACTCAGAACGCCGCGCTCTTCAGGCGCATTCAGGCGGTCTACGAGGCGCGCGCCAAGTCGGGACTGGCCGAAGAGCAGCAGCGCCTGACCGAGGTTTACTACAACCGGTTCGCGCGAAGAGGCGCCAAGCTCGACCCGGCGAAGAAAGAGGAGCTGCGCAAGATCAATCGCAAGCTGGCGACGTTGTTCACCACGTTCAGCCAGAACCAGCTTGCCGACGAGGAAAAGATCACGATGGTCCTCGAGCGAGAGGAGGACCTGGCGGGATTGCCCAGCGACCTCCGCGCCTCTGCGGCCGCTGCGGCCGAAGCACAGGGCCAGAAGGGAAAGTGGCTGCTCATCAACACGAGGTCCTCGGTGGAGCCATTCCTGACCTTTTCCACGCGCCGCGATCTTCGGGAAAAGGCCTGGCGCATGTGGACTCGGCGAGGCGACAACGACAACAAGCACAACAACCGGACGACCATTACCGAGATCGTCAAGCTGCGCACGCAGCGAGCGCAACTGCTGGGCTACCCCAGTCACGCGCACTGGATCGTCGCGGACAACATGGCCAAGACGCCGGAAGCGGCCATGGACCTGATGACGAGGGTGTGGAAGTCGGCGGTCGCGCGCGTCCACGAGGAAGTCGCGGACATGCAGAAGCTGGCCGACGCCGAGGGCGGCGCCAAGATCACCATCGAGCCGTGGGACTACCGCTTCTACGCCGAGAAGGTGCGCAAGTCGAGGTATGACGTCGACGAGGACGAAGTGAAGCAGTACCTCCAGCTCGATAGGATCCGCGACGGAATGTTCTGGGCGGCTGGACGAGTCTATGGCCTGCAGTTCGCCAAGCTCGACGACGTTCCCGTGTATCACCGCGACGTCAGCGTCTACGAGGTGAGGCGCGACGGCCAGCGCGTCGGGCTATGGTACTTCGATCCTTACGCCCGATCCGGCAAGAGCTCGGGCGCCTGGATGAGCGAGTACCGCACGCAGGAGCGCTTTCGCGAAGCGACCACGCCCATCGTCTCGAACAATTCGAACTTCATCCCCGTCAAGCCGGGCGACCCGGTGCTCATCTCATGGGACGACGCGGGAACGATGTTCCACGAGTTCGGTCACGCGTTGCATGGGTTGCTCTCGAACGTCACCTATCCAACACTGGCGGGCACCAACGTCAAGCGCGACTTCGTGGAGTTCCCCAGCCAGGTGAACGAGCGCTGGCTGTTGACCGAGGAGTTCCTGAACCAGTTCGCGCTCCATCCCAAGACGGGTCAGCCGATCCCCAAGACCTTGGTGGACAAGATCAAGAAGGCCAAGACCTTCAACCAGGGGTTCAAGACGGTCGAGTACCTGGCGTCGGCGCTCTACGACATGAAGCTCCACATGATCACGGACCCCAAGGTGGCGATCGATGCCGGTGAGTTCGAGAAGACGACGATGTCCGAGCTGGCCTGCCCCAGGGAGGTCGTCATGCGGCATCGTCCGACCGCGTTCGGACACATCTTCTCGGGGGACGGATACTCGGCCGGCTACTACGTCTACATCTGGGCGGACACCATGTCGTCCGACGCCGCCGAAGCGTTCGTCCAGGCGGGAGGCTTCTACGACAAGGCGACCTGCGATCGTCTGCGCGAGACGATCTTCAGCGTCGGCAACTCCATCGCGCCGGACGTCGCCTTCCGCCGCTTCCGCGGCCGCGACGTCGACACCAACGCGCTGATGCGCGACCGCGGCTTCCCGGTCACCTAA
- a CDS encoding CBS domain-containing protein: MATVHSILSRKGRLVVTIDADQSVLAAANKMNERAIGGLVVIEDGRMIGIVTERDIMRRVVAAERNPALTPVREVMTAPVACCKPETSLLECRTVMTERRIRHLPVVDEQGLRGIVTIGDLMAQEVGEHQATVEYLSSYIFGTNR, translated from the coding sequence ATGGCGACGGTGCACAGCATCCTCTCGCGCAAGGGCCGTTTGGTCGTAACCATCGACGCCGATCAGAGCGTGCTGGCGGCGGCGAACAAGATGAACGAGCGCGCGATCGGCGGCCTCGTGGTGATCGAGGACGGCCGCATGATCGGCATCGTCACCGAGCGCGACATCATGCGCCGCGTGGTGGCCGCGGAGCGCAATCCCGCGCTCACTCCCGTGCGCGAGGTGATGACGGCGCCGGTGGCGTGCTGCAAACCCGAGACGTCTCTGCTCGAATGCCGCACGGTCATGACCGAAAGACGCATCCGGCATCTGCCGGTGGTCGACGAGCAAGGCCTGCGCGGCATCGTGACGATTGGCGACCTCATGGCGCAGGAAGTCGGCGAGCATCAGGCGACCGTCGAGTACTTGAGCAGCTACATCTTCGGCACCAACCGCTGA
- a CDS encoding Dyp-type peroxidase, which yields MSALELDDIQNGVLRPRPTPYHAIYLIFRIDDRRGGREMMRRLSGMVASAANLSSPAGDAWVSAALSFKGLEALGVPQASLDSFPAEFRQGMAARASLLGDVGDSAPAKWEKPLGTRDVHVVVTVLAPDADRLKTVLDHARHAHEKLAGVRLIWRQECHVLPGEREAFGFRDGISHPAIEGSGLTGSNPHEAPFKPGEFVLGYPDEMSETPSIPQPEILGRNGSYIVFRKLHQRVAAFRRYLKENAPSSEAEELLAAKMMGRWRSGAPLAVCPVHDDPALGADPGRNNAFLFKDDPIGYHTPPGSHVRRMNPRDSRVAGMVRIHRMIRRGTSYGPPLPDGVLEDDGVDRGLLFAFVGCHLGRQFEFVQSEWMNDGAFHGGGSEKDPVAGAGGAGGVFYVPKRPIRTQLKGLPRFVVTRGGEYGFLPGLRALRWLGDLEG from the coding sequence ATGTCCGCGCTCGAGCTGGATGACATCCAGAATGGCGTGCTGCGTCCGCGGCCGACGCCGTACCACGCCATCTACCTGATCTTCCGCATCGACGACCGTCGAGGTGGACGGGAGATGATGCGCCGGCTGAGCGGCATGGTGGCGTCGGCGGCGAACCTCTCGAGCCCGGCCGGCGACGCGTGGGTGAGCGCGGCGCTCAGCTTCAAGGGTCTCGAGGCCCTCGGCGTGCCGCAGGCGTCGCTCGACAGCTTTCCCGCCGAGTTCCGGCAGGGAATGGCCGCGCGCGCCAGTCTGCTGGGCGACGTCGGCGACAGCGCTCCCGCGAAGTGGGAGAAGCCGCTCGGCACGCGGGACGTGCACGTCGTGGTCACGGTGCTGGCCCCGGACGCGGATCGTTTGAAGACTGTCCTGGATCACGCGCGACACGCTCACGAGAAGCTGGCGGGCGTTCGGCTCATCTGGCGGCAGGAGTGCCACGTCCTTCCCGGCGAGCGCGAGGCCTTCGGCTTCAGGGACGGCATCAGCCATCCCGCCATCGAGGGCAGCGGCCTGACCGGGTCCAATCCGCACGAGGCTCCGTTCAAGCCGGGCGAGTTCGTGCTGGGTTATCCGGACGAGATGAGCGAAACGCCTTCGATTCCGCAACCCGAGATCCTCGGGAGGAACGGAAGCTACATCGTGTTTCGCAAGCTACACCAGCGCGTAGCCGCCTTCCGACGGTATCTGAAGGAGAACGCTCCCAGTTCGGAAGCTGAAGAGCTGCTGGCCGCCAAGATGATGGGCCGGTGGAGGAGCGGCGCCCCGCTCGCGGTATGTCCGGTTCATGACGATCCTGCGCTCGGCGCCGATCCTGGCCGAAACAACGCCTTCCTCTTCAAGGACGACCCGATCGGTTACCACACTCCTCCGGGATCGCACGTCCGTCGCATGAACCCCCGCGACTCGCGCGTGGCGGGCATGGTTCGCATTCACCGGATGATCCGTCGCGGGACCTCTTACGGGCCGCCATTGCCCGATGGCGTTCTCGAGGACGACGGCGTGGATCGGGGGCTGTTGTTCGCGTTCGTGGGATGTCACCTGGGACGGCAATTCGAGTTCGTGCAGTCGGAGTGGATGAACGATGGCGCCTTCCATGGAGGAGGCTCCGAGAAGGACCCGGTGGCGGGAGCGGGCGGCGCCGGGGGTGTGTTCTACGTCCCCAAGCGTCCGATCCGGACGCAACTCAAAGGCCTGCCTCGATTCGTCGTCACGCGTGGAGGTGAGTACGGCTTCCTGCCCGGGCTGCGCGCCCTGAGGTGGCTGGGCGACCTCGAAGGCTGA
- a CDS encoding OprD family outer membrane porin has product MAGLGAGVTALALAFTLVPEAPQAMTVTDTTLVFHLRSFYYDGTQNTGGQNEAWTGGGWLAYRSGWLSNAFAAGATLYGSAPLYAPEDKDGTFLLKPGQEGYLVLGEAYAALRYRDDAVFKLYRQQVDQGYINPSDIRMTPNTFEGATVGGVIRDVRYLAGYLWRVKQWNADEFVSMAEKAGAGESDAGVGLIGVQLAPLQALRFDVHEQYGFDTFNTLYVKGDYRRALSAAWTVAMGAEFTDQRAVGDALVINAASRMWRTRVGGGRVQLIHRDLTLTTAFSVTASGNDIQNPWGTYPGYLSLFDAPASQGFARANEEGWLVGAVYDFSRLGASGLVGAVNFARGTDAIDPESRASAPDQTEYNFKIDYLVPWRPWGSSRDLRLTVREAFYDREGFDLAHQLHVILNWEWDVLNRGR; this is encoded by the coding sequence ATGGCCGGCTTGGGGGCCGGCGTCACGGCTCTCGCTCTCGCATTCACGCTGGTCCCCGAAGCGCCGCAGGCGATGACGGTCACCGACACCACCTTGGTCTTCCATCTGCGCTCGTTCTACTACGACGGGACTCAGAACACCGGCGGCCAGAACGAGGCCTGGACCGGCGGGGGGTGGCTCGCCTATCGATCGGGCTGGCTGTCCAACGCGTTCGCGGCGGGCGCCACCCTCTACGGCTCGGCGCCGTTATACGCCCCCGAGGACAAGGATGGCACCTTCCTGCTCAAGCCCGGGCAGGAAGGCTACCTGGTACTGGGAGAAGCTTACGCCGCGCTGCGATATCGGGACGACGCCGTCTTCAAGCTCTATCGCCAGCAAGTGGACCAGGGCTACATCAACCCTTCGGACATTCGGATGACGCCGAACACCTTCGAAGGGGCGACGGTGGGGGGAGTGATCCGCGACGTGCGATACCTCGCCGGCTACCTTTGGAGGGTCAAGCAGTGGAACGCCGACGAGTTCGTCAGCATGGCCGAGAAAGCTGGTGCCGGCGAGAGCGATGCCGGCGTCGGACTGATCGGCGTGCAACTGGCTCCTCTTCAGGCGTTGCGCTTCGATGTTCACGAGCAATACGGCTTCGACACGTTCAACACGCTATACGTGAAGGGCGATTACCGACGCGCCCTGAGCGCCGCCTGGACGGTGGCGATGGGCGCCGAGTTCACCGACCAGCGGGCGGTTGGCGATGCTCTGGTCATCAACGCCGCCAGTCGCATGTGGCGCACGCGCGTCGGGGGCGGCCGGGTTCAGCTCATCCACCGCGATCTCACGCTGACCACGGCGTTCTCAGTGACGGCGTCCGGGAACGACATCCAGAACCCTTGGGGCACGTATCCGGGATACCTCTCACTCTTCGACGCCCCCGCGTCCCAGGGCTTCGCCCGCGCCAACGAGGAAGGATGGCTCGTCGGGGCGGTCTATGACTTCTCGAGGCTCGGCGCCAGCGGGCTGGTGGGAGCCGTGAACTTCGCACGGGGGACGGATGCGATCGATCCGGAATCGCGGGCCAGCGCACCCGACCAGACCGAATACAACTTCAAGATCGACTATCTCGTGCCCTGGCGCCCGTGGGGAAGCTCGCGGGACCTCAGGCTCACCGTGCGCGAGGCGTTCTACGATCGAGAAGGGTTCGATCTCGCGCACCAGCTCCACGTGATCCTCAATTGGGAATGGGATGTTCTGAATCGCGGCCGTTGA
- a CDS encoding DUF4331 family protein has translation MADHGAGPRSTANPEIDISDLCAFPSPERRGNLVMVLNACPFIPSASTLFSDAIDYRLRVRSVRVASTGRKAAFSVGDVEHSFSFTFEVPRKQSDGRLVQSGTCRTPWGEIAVTVGDEAGSRSGGTRIFAGCRLDTFFVDQLFSGGLRMNRRIPEPTNTNSVAGQNVLSLVVEFEGSALFGQEAGSLVGIVAETMTRGSYSARQDRVGRPEVKNFIMMDRASDPVNRDLDVRDLYSEEDGFKLRPDYLGAYRARLNGSMKFYDGLDGKTDWPLDEEGNHPLTELLLADFLVVDFAKPFAEVSYFQIESAMLRGVPHESCGGRWLNDDVVDTVLTLLVNNFNGPRVSDGVDQTTAPATKRFPYLSPPNPNPPPLAPLVGIPK, from the coding sequence ATGGCTGATCACGGAGCAGGACCCCGCTCGACCGCCAATCCCGAGATCGACATCTCGGATCTGTGCGCATTCCCGAGCCCGGAACGGCGCGGCAACCTGGTGATGGTCCTGAACGCGTGCCCGTTCATCCCTTCCGCGTCGACGCTGTTCTCGGACGCGATCGATTACCGGCTGCGGGTCCGTTCCGTCCGTGTGGCGTCCACCGGGCGGAAGGCGGCATTCTCGGTCGGCGACGTCGAGCACTCGTTCAGCTTCACGTTCGAGGTTCCGCGCAAGCAGTCCGATGGCCGACTCGTGCAGTCCGGGACGTGCCGCACGCCCTGGGGCGAAATCGCGGTCACGGTGGGCGACGAAGCGGGATCGCGCTCGGGTGGGACGCGAATCTTCGCGGGATGCCGGCTGGACACCTTCTTCGTCGACCAGCTCTTCTCCGGAGGGTTGCGGATGAACCGGAGGATCCCGGAGCCGACCAACACCAACTCGGTCGCCGGCCAGAACGTGCTGAGCCTGGTGGTGGAGTTCGAAGGGTCCGCGCTGTTCGGACAGGAGGCGGGCTCGCTGGTCGGGATCGTGGCGGAGACGATGACGCGCGGCTCCTACAGCGCCCGGCAGGACCGTGTCGGACGGCCCGAGGTCAAGAACTTCATCATGATGGACAGGGCCTCGGACCCGGTGAATCGCGATCTCGACGTGCGCGACCTGTACAGCGAGGAGGACGGCTTCAAGCTCCGGCCGGATTACCTCGGCGCGTATCGCGCTCGCCTCAATGGCAGCATGAAGTTCTACGACGGGCTCGACGGTAAGACCGACTGGCCGCTCGACGAGGAGGGGAACCATCCGCTGACGGAGCTGCTGCTCGCGGACTTCCTGGTGGTCGACTTCGCGAAGCCGTTCGCCGAGGTGAGCTACTTCCAGATCGAGTCGGCGATGCTGCGCGGCGTTCCCCATGAGAGCTGCGGTGGCCGGTGGCTCAACGACGACGTCGTGGACACCGTGCTCACGCTTCTCGTGAACAACTTCAATGGTCCCCGCGTTTCCGACGGAGTCGACCAGACGACCGCCCCGGCCACGAAGAGGTTTCCGTATCTCTCCCCACCGAATCCGAACCCTCCTCCGCTGGCGCCGCTGGTGGGAATCCCCAAGTGA
- a CDS encoding peroxidase has product MLELDDIQHFLLTRPSAKAARYGFLTFGEAAQGRGYLASVIDTVGTGAAVGGTKPLDSRWVTIAFTWNGLRALGVDEASLVTFPEEFRQGMAARAQVLGDTGDNHPEHWVGSLASPDLHAIVILFASDVAERERCVREHQRHLAPFPAVRALSILDLEATPPLEHAHDHFGYRDRLSQPAIEGMGEGPTPGSGAALKPGEFFLGYPDEEGITPTLPQPEVLSRNGSFLAYRQLQEHVGRFRDFLRQHGGESAEGQELLAAKLMGRWRSGAPLVLAPEKDDPALGADPQRNNDFNYRQMDPHGYAAPLGSHIRRMNPRDTGVNMNRRRMIRRGGTYGPALPEGAPEDGVERGIAAFVGCASLVRQYEFAQNVWINDRTFHELGNEHDPIIGTQDGTMEFKIPKRPIRKTITGLPAFTTVRGGAYFFLPGIRALKWLAALQTGAPGAEAKAMPEVAHG; this is encoded by the coding sequence ATGCTCGAGCTCGATGACATCCAGCACTTCCTGCTGACGCGGCCTTCCGCGAAGGCGGCGCGTTACGGGTTCCTGACTTTCGGCGAGGCGGCGCAGGGCCGCGGATACCTGGCGAGCGTGATCGACACCGTGGGCACCGGCGCGGCGGTCGGCGGCACGAAGCCGCTCGACTCACGCTGGGTGACGATCGCGTTCACCTGGAACGGCCTGCGTGCGCTCGGTGTGGACGAGGCCTCGCTGGTCACCTTTCCCGAAGAGTTTCGTCAGGGAATGGCGGCACGGGCCCAGGTGCTCGGCGATACCGGCGACAACCACCCCGAGCATTGGGTCGGCAGTCTCGCCAGTCCGGACCTGCATGCGATCGTGATCCTGTTCGCCAGTGACGTGGCGGAGCGCGAGCGGTGCGTTCGGGAGCATCAGAGACACCTGGCTCCGTTCCCCGCGGTGAGGGCGCTCTCGATCCTCGACCTCGAGGCCACACCACCGCTCGAGCACGCACACGATCATTTCGGCTATCGCGATCGACTCTCGCAGCCGGCGATCGAGGGCATGGGTGAAGGGCCGACTCCTGGCTCGGGCGCGGCGCTCAAGCCAGGCGAGTTCTTCCTCGGTTACCCGGACGAGGAAGGCATCACGCCAACGCTGCCCCAGCCCGAGGTCCTTTCTCGCAACGGCAGCTTCCTGGCCTATCGTCAGCTTCAGGAGCACGTCGGCCGGTTCCGCGATTTCCTGCGGCAACACGGGGGAGAGTCGGCCGAAGGGCAGGAGCTGCTCGCGGCCAAGCTGATGGGCCGCTGGCGCAGCGGCGCGCCGCTGGTCCTGGCGCCGGAGAAGGACGATCCGGCGCTCGGCGCCGACCCTCAGCGCAACAACGACTTCAATTACAGGCAGATGGACCCGCACGGATACGCGGCTCCGCTGGGCTCCCACATTCGTCGCATGAATCCGCGCGACACCGGCGTGAACATGAACCGAAGGCGCATGATTCGCCGCGGCGGCACCTACGGCCCGGCGCTGCCCGAAGGCGCTCCCGAGGATGGCGTGGAACGCGGCATCGCCGCGTTCGTCGGCTGCGCGAGTCTCGTCCGTCAGTACGAGTTCGCGCAGAACGTGTGGATCAACGACCGGACGTTCCATGAGCTCGGCAACGAGCACGACCCCATCATTGGCACCCAGGACGGAACCATGGAGTTCAAGATTCCGAAGCGTCCGATCCGGAAGACCATCACCGGACTTCCCGCGTTCACCACGGTGCGAGGCGGGGCCTACTTCTTCCTGCCTGGGATTCGCGCGCTCAAGTGGCTGGCCGCGCTTCAAACAGGAGCGCCGGGCGCCGAGGCCAAGGCAATGCCGGAGGTCGCTCATGGCTGA
- a CDS encoding SIMPL domain-containing protein (The SIMPL domain is named for its presence in mouse protein SIMPL (signalling molecule that associates with mouse pelle-like kinase). Bacterial member BP26, from Brucella, was shown to assemble into a channel-like structure, while YggE from E. coli has been associated with resistance to oxidative stress.), with product MNGPSSPANAILLAVAIALAGWFVGGGFVRSRTTDRFVTVKGVAERIVDANIGLWPLRLVATDNVLSNAQTKIESQRTAVMAFLQKHGLESAEVEIQGVEVNDVRANPYRGPGEMAGDRYIVNMLLMVRSDQPAKILAASQQVGELLTAGVVLSSAGGHGPYGGPTYIFSKLNDLKPEMIAEATASARKAAEQFAKDSRSRIGGIRRASQGVFEIQARDNFMGTMEGSQLHKTLRVVSTIDYYLTH from the coding sequence ATGAACGGCCCTTCTTCCCCCGCGAACGCCATCCTCCTCGCCGTCGCCATCGCCCTGGCCGGCTGGTTCGTCGGCGGCGGCTTCGTCCGCTCCCGCACCACGGACCGTTTCGTGACCGTGAAAGGCGTGGCGGAGCGCATCGTCGACGCCAACATCGGCTTGTGGCCGCTGCGCCTGGTCGCCACCGACAACGTCCTTTCGAACGCCCAGACGAAGATCGAATCGCAACGCACGGCCGTCATGGCGTTCCTGCAGAAGCACGGACTCGAGTCGGCGGAAGTGGAGATTCAAGGCGTCGAGGTCAACGACGTGCGGGCCAATCCCTATCGCGGGCCGGGGGAGATGGCGGGCGACCGCTACATCGTCAACATGCTGCTGATGGTGCGTTCGGACCAGCCGGCCAAGATCCTGGCCGCCAGCCAGCAGGTGGGCGAGCTGTTGACCGCGGGTGTGGTGTTGTCTTCGGCTGGCGGCCACGGGCCCTATGGCGGGCCGACCTACATCTTCTCGAAGCTCAATGACCTCAAGCCGGAGATGATCGCCGAGGCCACCGCCAGCGCGCGCAAAGCCGCCGAGCAATTCGCCAAGGACTCGCGCAGCAGGATCGGCGGCATTCGCCGCGCGAGTCAGGGCGTGTTCGAGATCCAGGCGCGCGACAACTTCATGGGAACGATGGAAGGCAGCCAGCTCCACAAGACGCTGCGGGTGGTGTCCACGATCGATTACTACCTGACCCACTGA